In Plodia interpunctella isolate USDA-ARS_2022_Savannah chromosome 17, ilPloInte3.2, whole genome shotgun sequence, one genomic interval encodes:
- the viaf gene encoding viral IAP-associated factor homolog, producing MQNPNEDTEWNDVLRAKGIIPPKETEVSEADIVNMIEETIQQKQAEKDKQLSELDLDGLDELEDSEDEAVLEEYRRKRIAELKRLSEKPRFGDVREVSGQDYVQEVNKAGEGIWVVIHLYKQGIQQCALVNQHMRALAQKYPYTKFLRAFYQTCIPNYPERNLPSVFVYFEGDMKKQFVGPHELRGTSLTCDELEYLLGQAGAVDTKMKEDPRPKIKDKLFTDLGNNDW from the exons atgcag aaccCAAACGAGGATACAGAATGGAACGATGTCTTACGTGCGAAGGGAATTATTCCTCCGAAGGAAACGGAGGTCTCGGAGGCTGATATAGTGAATATGATCGAGGAGACAATTCAGCAAAAACAAGCTGAAA AGGACAAGCAGCTCTCTGAGTTAGATTTGGATGGTTTGGACGAGCTCGAGGACTCTGAAGACGAGGCAGTATTAGAGGAATACAGGCGGAAGCGTATTGCTGAGCTCAAGAGACTGTCAGAGAAACCTCGCTTTGGTGACGTGAGAGAAGTTTCTGGCCAAGATTATGTACAAGAAGTCAATAAGGCAGGGGAAGGGATTTGGGTGGTAATTCATTTATACAAACAAgg AATCCAACAATGCGCACTTGTAAACCAGCACATGCGGGCACTCGCACAGAAATATCCGTACACAAAGTTCCTAAGGGCCTTCTACCAAACTTGTATCCCGAACTACCCGGAGAGAAACCTGCCCAGCGTGTTTGTGTATTTCGAGGGAGATATGAAGAAACAGTTTGTTGGACCGCATGAACTCAGAGGCACCTCCCTTACTTGTGATG aattgGAATACTTACTGGGCCAAGCCGGTGCAGTCGACACGAAGATGAAGGAGGACCCGAGACCAAAAATTAAGGACAAATTGTTCACAGATCTCGGAAACAATGACTGGTGA